The Magnetococcales bacterium genome segment AATCGTCCCCAGGAGCGGTTCCGCTTCATCCAGGAGAGAGCCCATTTTTCCGTGGAGCAGCTCGATGTCTGACTGTCCGAGGAGGTGTATTCGGGGAGGGGTTTTGTGGCTGTTGACCTCTCTTTTGATGACTGGCACGGGTTGGACGGAGGGGAAGGACTATTTCCGCGAGGTGGCGGGCCGAACCTTGGCGGTCAACCCGAAGGTGGTGGCCTCTCAGGCCCGGTTGGACGTGGCCATGAAGCGGCAGGACCAGGCCGAGGCCGCCTTGCGGCCCAACATGACTTTCCAGGGACAGGCCAACCAGTTGCGTACCGAGTGGGATGGCGGAGTGCAGAAGACCCATCCCGATTCGGTCGAAGTGGCGCTTACTCAGGTACTCTTCAATCGGAAGGCTCTGGTCGGCCTGGAGCAGATCGCTCCGGTGATCGACGCGGCCCGTCAGGAGTACGAAGGGGCTTGCCAGAGTGTGTTGTACGAATTGGGCGAGGCGGCGATCGGCCTTCTGGAGGCGGTGGAGGTGGCGGCTTTGGCGCGCAGCAACCAGGAGGTGACCGGCAAGCATCTGGAAGCCACCAAGGCGCGTTTCGAGGTGGGCGAGTTGCCCCGCACCGATGTCAGCCGGGCTGAAGCGAGGCTGGCGAGCGCAAGGGCCGACCGCCTTAAAGCGGAGAACGAACAGGCCATTCGCCGGGCCAAATTCCGGGAAGTGGCGGGCGAGGAGGCGGCGCTGCCTTTTCGGCTGCCGCCCTGGAAACATGCGGTGCTGGAGCAGTCCCTGGAGGCGCTGTCTGCCGCTGTGGAAAGCCGGCCCGACGTCAAGGCCGCCGTGGCCCAGCTTGACGTGGCCCGACTGGAGGTGGAACTGTCCCGTTCGGACCATTACCCGGTGTTGACCTTGAACGGCAGCCGTTCCCGAACCTGGAATCTTGGCAGCCAAAGTACGCCGGGAACCCTCGACAAAACCAGCCTGGGTTTGGGGGTTTCGGTACCGCTCTATTCCGGAGGGCTGACGATGGCCCAGGTCGATCAGGAACAGGCCCGCTTCCGGGCCGCCCAAGCCGATCTGGATCGGGTGCGGCAGCAGGCCTTGCGGGAGATCGAGCAGGCATTTCACCAGTATCGCAACGCGATGGTGGTGGTGGATTCCCTTGTGGCCGGGGAGCGGGCGGCTCGGGATGCGGCGGACGGGGTGGCTCAGGAGTTCAAGGTGGGTACCCGCACCTCGCTGGATGTGCTGGATGCCCAGCATGAACTCTTCACCGCAGCGACCGATCTGACGCGCGGACGCTACAACGTGCTGGTTTCCAGCCTGCAATTGCTGCGGGCCTCCGGTGTGTTGACTCCCGGAATTCTGACAGTCGACGAAAACCAATAAGGATGGAGCAAAGACCATGATCGAACGGGTCAAGGCGGTTTTGGAGGGTATCCGGCCCTATCTGCAAAACGACGGGGGCGACGTGGAACTGGTCGAAGTGACCCCGGATAACGTGGTGCGAGTGCGCCTGAAAGGCCGTTGCGGTGGATGTCCGGGAGCGACCATGACCTTGAAAATGGGCATCGAGCGGACGCTGAAAGAGCATATTCCCCAGGTTCGTGCCGTGGAGAGCGTTCCCTGAGCGGATTCCGCTATCTGCCGTCTCCCCACGCCGACGACCGGCCCGCCGGAAGCCGGCTCGATCTGGTGGTGGTGCATGCCATTTCGCTGCCACCGGGGGAGTTTGCCGTACACCGGGTGGACGAGCTTTTCTTGGGTCGGTTGGATCCGGAGGCGCATCCCTATTTCCGGGAAATTGCCGGGCTGCGGGTTTCCGCGCATTTTTTGGTGGCGCGTTGCGGCGATGTCACCCAATATGTGCCGGTGCAGCGTCGGGCGTGGCATGCCGGTGCCAGTCAATGGCGTGGCCGCTCCTCCTGCAACGATTTTTCGGTGGGCATCGAGTTGTCCGGGGATGAGGTGACGCCCTTCACCCCGGCCCAGTATTTGACGCTGGCCCGCTTGCAGCGCACTCTGAAAAAGCGCCACCCCTCACTGCACGACGATCATGTGGCGGGGCATCAGCACATTGCACCGGGTCGGAAATGGGATCCGGGCCCCTGTTTCGACTGGGACTTTTTCAAGGAGTGTCTGGCCAAAGCCACGCCGGACGACCACTGGCCCATCGTGTGGAAGTGATTGATTTTACCGAAGGAGTCGAGGCCGTGCCACACCTTCATATCATCGGTATCTGCGGGACGGCCATGGCAGGTCTGGCAGCCCTGGCGCAAGAGGCGGGTTGGCGGGTGAGTGGTTCCGATGCCGGCATCTACCCTCCCATGAGTACCTTTCTGGAAGAGCGGGGCATTCATCTGCGGGAAGGTTATTCAAGCGCCAATCTGGAAGGCCCCCCGGACCTCGTGTTGGTCGGCAACGCCATTTCGCGCGGCAACGCCGAGTTGGAGGCCCTGCTCGATTCCGGCCTCTCCTTCCGCTCCGGGGCCGAGTGGCTCATGGCCAACGTTCTGGAGGGGCGCCATCCGGTAGTCGTCGCGGGAACCCATGGCAAGACCACCACCAGCAGCATCGTGGCTTGGGTACTGGATCAGGTCGGGATGAAACCGGGCTTCTTCATCGGCGGTCTGCCGAAGAACTTCGGCGTCGGCGTTCGCCATCCGGGGGCCTCTCCCTGGGTGGTGGTGGAAGGGGACGAGTACGATACGGCCTTTTTCGACAAACGACCCAAGTTTTTGCACTATCGGCCCCGCACCCTGATTCTGCATAACCTGGAATTCGACCATGCGGACATCTATCCCGACCTGGAATCGATCCGGCAGCAGTTTCGCCTGCTGGTGCGGACCGTGCCCCGTGGTGGGGTGGTCTTCCTGAACGGCGATGACAAGGTGCTGAACAGCCTGGTTCCGGAGGTGCGTTCCCGGCTGGTCTCCTATGGTTTGGAAGGGGATTATGCCTATACGGGCCGTATGGAGCGCGAGGATGGGCGGGAGTGGACCCTGTTGCAGGACGGGGAGCCGCTGTTTACCGTGCACTGGAACCTCACGGGACGCCACAACGTTTACAACGGCGTGGTGGCGGCGGCGGTGGCCCTGGTTCATGGAGCGGACGGGCAGCGGGTTCGGGACGGTTTGAGCACGTTTCAGGGGGTGGCCCGTCGCATGGATCGGCGCTTTGCCGTCGATGGAGTGGCCGTCTATGACGATTTTGCCCACCATCCCACCGCCATTCGCACCACTTTGGCCGGTTTGAAGGCTTCGGGAGAGTGTCGCCGGGTTTGGGCGGTGGTGGAGCCTCGCTCCAACACCATGCGTCGACGGGTGCATCAGGAGAGTCTGCCGGCGGCATTGGCCGAAGCGGACGGGGTGATCCTGGCCCGCCCCGGACAACGGGGGCTGGCTCCCGAGGAGGTGTTGGATGTCGATGCCGTGGTGGCGTCTCTCAACCGCCTCAAGTCCGGCAGCGCGGTGGTTGTCGATGATGCGGGAGGGGCCGTGGACCATTTGCAGCGCCATCTGACCTCCGGAGACGGGGTGCTGGTGATGAGCAACGGTGGTTTTGACGCCATATTTGAAAGATTGGAAACCATGTTACGCAGTCGCACGGCATGAAGGTGGCAGGAATGAAGGTCGAGGAGGGCAGCCTGGCCGGCAAATTTCTGGTGGCCATGCCGGGCCTCAAGGACCCCAATTTCGAGCGGGCGGTCATCTTCGTCTGCGCCCATTCCCCGGAGGGTGCCTTGGGACTGGTGATCAATCAACCCCATTCCATCTCGCTGGATGAGATTCTCGACCAGTTATGCCTTACCTGGGAGCGGTCGGAGCTGCCTCTGGTCTATCAGGGGGGGCCGGTTTCACCGGATCGGGGGTTTGTGCTTTTTGAAACCCCGGTGGAGATTCCAGGCCACATGGAGATTACGCCCGGACTTTTTCTGGGCACCAACCCGGATCTGTTGAAACATTTCGGTGAAGCGGACAATTCCAGCAAGTTTCTCTTTGTCCTGGGCTATGCGGGGTGGGGAGACGGTCAGCTGGAAACCGAACTGCGGGAGAACGTCTGGCTGATTGGCGACTTTGATCGCAGCATTGTTTTTGACCTGCCCCCCGCCATGCGTTGGACCAAAGCCATCCAGAGCATGGGTATCGACATCACCCAGTTGGTGGAAGCGGGAAGGGCCTTGAACTGAGCCCGTCTTGTTCATAAATTTCTGCTGCAGCCGGACCCGGATCGCGCCATGACGGCGTTGCGCCCGCTCGACGGTCCTCAGGGCCATGGGTGCGGTCGTCGGGGCGTCGCGTACCCTGGCCGGTTTCACGAGGAAATTTATGAATAAGACGGGCCGATGCCTGGCTTGAAAAGAAGTTACCCCAAGGCAACAGGGAGGGGTTGACAACCCCCCCAAGCTGCTATAGGATCCCCCGCACAATTTGGTACGGCTTCGCTTTGTGCCCAGGTGGCGGAATTGGTAGACGCGCTAGACTCAGGATCTAGTGGCCACACGGCTGTGGGAGTTCGACTCTCCCCTTGGGCACCACTTATTCGCAGATCACTCCTTGACCAGCCTTGTTCATCCGTCGCAAGCCCGGGCGTCCGAGCCACGGCTATCCTCTCGCTTCGTGGCGAAGGCTCATGTCACCCGAAACGTTCCCGAATCCGATCCCGAGTTTCGATTCAACCGACTCTGCAACTTCTCCGGATTGTTGGTGCCCGCGGCCGGGGTCGAACCGGCACGGCTGTAAGCCAACGGATTTTAAGTCCGTCGCGTCTGCCTGTTCCGCCACGCGGGCCAACACATCCGCCGCAAGACTAACCCGTTGGAGGAGCGATGTCCACGTCAGAAAAACAGGATTTTTCATGGGGACCGGCAACACGGGCGGTTCACTCCGGTCAATTTCGCAGCGAGCTGCATGAAAACAGTCCCGCGCTGTTTCTGACATCGAGCTACGCTTTCGACTCGGCAGCCCAGGCGGCAGCCATTTTCTCGGGTGCGCAGGAGGGGAATGTCTACAGTCGGTTCACCAATCCCAGCGTAACCGCCTTCGAAGAGCGCATCGCCGCCCTGGAAGGGGGCGAAAAGGGGCTGGCCACCGCCTCCGGCATGGCCGCCATTTCCCTGGTGCTGCTGGGCATGCTCTCCTCCGGGGATCATCTGGTCATGAGCCGTTCCGTCTTCGGATCGACCTCCAAGATTGCCAGTGACATTCTCAGCCGCTTCGGGATCACCACCACCAAGGTGGCCCTGTCCAATCCTCAGGCCTGGCGGGAGGCTGTCCGCGAGAATACCCGCATGCTTTTTGTGGAAACTCCGGCCAACCCCACCCTGGAAATGGTGGATTTGGCCGAGTTGGCCCGGCTGGCCAGGGAGAAGGGGCTCTGGCTGGTGGTGGACAACGTCTTTTCCACACCGATTTTGCAGCAGCCGCTGGCTTTGGGTGCCGATCTGGTCATTCATTCGGGAACCAAATATCTCGATGGGCAGGGTCGGGTGCTGGGAGGCGTGGTGGTGGGGCGCAAGGAGTTGATCATGAACCACCTCTTTCCCTTTCTGCGCAATACCGGCCCAAGCCTTTCCCCCTTCAACGCCTGGGTCTTGTTCAAGGGGATGGAAACCCTGGAACTGCGCATGCAGCGCCACTGCGACAACGCCGAAGCGGTGGCTCACGCCCTGGTGAGGCTGCTGCCGGAGGCCTCCGCCGTACACTATCCCGGTTTGCCGCACCATCCCCAGCACCAACTGGCCAAGGTTCAGATGAAACGCTTCGGTGGTATCGTCTGTCTGGATCTGGGCGACAAGGATCGGGCGCACGCTTTTATCGACGCTCTGCGCTTGTTCACCATCACGGCCAATCTGGGGGATTCCCGCAGTCTGGTGACCCACCCGGCCACCACGACCCACGGCAAACTCTCGGCGGGAGAGCGGCTCCAGGCGGGCATCGGGGAGGGGCTGGTGCGTTTGTCTCTGGGTCTGGAAGATGCGGCGGATCTGGTTGCCGACTTGCGCCAGGCTCTGGTGAACTGCGGAGCATGTGGATGAGAAGAGGAAAAAATGGTGCCGGGGGTCGGAGTCGAACCGACACGCTGTTGTCAGCGCCAGATTTTGAGTCTGGTGCGTCTACCGGTTTCGCCACCCCGGCACTTGTGAGGTTTATAGCAAAGGACCGACCGAGGGTCAACCTTTTGCGGGAGGAAGGGTAGACGATTGATGGGAATGGCATCTGCCGGGTTGCCGGTTCAGGGACCGGCGCCCGATTGGTTGCGAAAGGGAATGCTGGCTTTGGGGCTGGCGATTCTGTTTCGCGTGGCATTTTTTCTCTTTTTGATGGTTCATCCCCTCACCAACGAGTTGGGGGAGGCGATTTCCCCGTTGAACAAGACGGTGAAATCCGGCGATTTGAGCTTTTACGAGAGTACGAGCGCCTATTTCAAACAGGCATCCCTGGCGGATGTGGTGGCGCGGTATCAGGAGGTGGTGCGGCAGCTGGAGAAACCGATCCACCAGGTGAACTGGACCCTCTACTGGTTGAGCGGTCCGGTGTTTCCCGGTTTGTTGATCTTGTTTGATTATACCGACGGTCATTCCCTGCCGCTGGCCCTTTTTTATCTTTTTCTCAGTACCGTTCTGGCTGCAGGCTGGCTCGGGTGGTTGGCTCGACAAGGTATCGGGCTGCCCTGGCTGCTCTTTTTTGCCCTGTTGCCGGCTCCGGTCTGGTATATGGCCACGATCAGCACCGATGAGCTGTTCGCCGTTGTGTTTCTATTGTTTTATCTGGCCTATTTTGGCTCGGGGAGCCGTGGGGCGACTTCCCGTATCAAGGTGGATCATTCCCTCCTGGTGCTGATCCTGCTTGTTCTCATGGGATTGCTGCGTCCGAACAGTATATCTATTATTATCTTTGTTTTGCTGCATCAAGCCGTGACCCGAGTGGACCATAAGATTCTGTGCGGCTGGCAGTTTGCATTCATCGTCGTGCTGCTGGGGATGCTGGGTATCTACTATCTGCCCTACATCCTGGCGGCCTTGACCATCTCCACGACCAGTTCCATCTTCATCGTGTTCGGCCTGCCGCAGGAGGACTATTTCCATCCGGGACTGTTGCATTTTCTGCCGGACAGCCTGAATACGCTGCTCTCCCTGATGGTTCTGGGGTTGGCGAAAACCTGCTATTTCGTCGGCTTGAGACCCTCCTACAGCGGTCAGGATCTGCTGGTTGTACTGGTACGGGCCGCTCCGGGCCTGGTTCTGCTGCCGGGCCTGCTGCGCCTGCTGGTCAAGGGTGAAGGAGCCGTCAAGCTGCTGGTGCTCCTCTTCTACCTGCCGGTTCTGGTCGGACCGGCTCAGGATCGCTACAACCTGCCGATCCAACCGCTGCTCTTCTTCCACGGCGCACTTTTCTGGAGAGGCCTGTGGAACGATGCCCTTCGCCTAACCAAAGTGAATGCGTGATTCCAGATTGGCCCGGGAATCGGCGTGTTGCAGCGCCTCTTCCAGGGTGATCGCTCCCTCCTTGTAAAGAGTGTACAAGGCGGTATCGAAGGATTGCATGCCCAGATCCGTCGTGGTTGACAACACCTCCTTGACCTCTTCCACCTCTCCTTTGCCGATCAGTTCGGCGATCAGAGGGGAGTTGACCAGAACTTCCACCGCGGCCCGGCGTTTACCCTCCGCAGTGGAGACGAGACGTTGGGACAGAATGGCCCGGAGATATTGGGAAAGATCCTGAAACAACTGCTTGTGCAGATTCTGGGGGAACATGTTGATGATGCGGTTCATCGCCTGGTAGGCGTTGTTGGCGTGCAGCGTCGATACCGCCAGATGCCCGGTTCCCGCCAGTTCCAGCGCCGCTTCCATGGTCTCCCGATCCCGAATCTCCCCGATCAGAATGACATCCGGAGCCTCCCGCAGGGAACTTTTCAGCGCTCTGGCGTAACTGGGGGTGTCCACCCCGATCTCCCGTTGGTTGATGATCGATTTGCGATGGGGATGGATGAATTCGATGGGATCCTCGATGGTCAGAATATGTCCCGAGGTGGTGGCGTTGCGGTGATTGATCATGGCGGCCAGGGTGGTCGATTTCCCGGAACCGGTACCGCCCACCATCAGCAGCAGGCCCCGTTTGGAGAGGATCAACTCCTTGAGAATGTCCGGGACCTTCAGGTCGTCGATTTCGGGGATGCGCGCCCGGATGTAGCGCAACACCATGGCGGCATGGCCCTTTTGATGGAAGGCATTGACGCGGAAACGCCCTTCGCTGCCCAAAGAGATGGCGAAGTCGAGTTCCCGTTCGGTTTCAAAGCGATCCCTCTGCTCGGCATCCAGCACGCCGTACACGGCCTCCCGGACCGTCTCCGCCGAGAGGGGTTCGGTGCCGATGGAAGCCATTTTGCCGTCCAGTTTCATTTTGGGCGGGGCGTTGGGGGTGAAAAAGAGGTCGGAACCCCCTTTTTCGATCATCAATTTCAGGAAAGGGGTCAGATTCACCGGTGATTCCTTGTGGAAAGGGGAGTAGTCATGTCCATGGCGGCTGGTCCGCTTTGAGAAGTCATTGCAGGATAATATCCAGATAATCGGCGGCCTCGCGCACGAAGAAGGGGCGCAAATGGCCCGAATCCTTGTAAATCGGTGTGCCGTTCGCTGTGGTGGTCCGGCAGCCTTCGGGGGTACACAGAACCGGGAAAGGATCGATGACCAGGGTTCCCGTATCCCGGGCCAGGTCGATCATCCGGTGGCGCAGAGCCAGTTGGCTCTCCTTGGCGGGCACGCTCCGGAAGGCCTCCGATAGTCGGAGGGTGCCCGCCAAACGGTTGCCGATCAGACGGCCCGCCGGGCTGAAGTCGTTGCCCGCCGGGTTGTCGATCAATAGAAAGCGCTTTTTGTCCGCCGGAAAGGAGCGCAGGTAGCCTTCGAGCAGGCGAAGCGCCACCGAAACGCCCTCGGGGGTATTGAGGGGGAAGGATCCCCCGGCGTGATGCAAAAGGTAGGGGTTGTTGGCGTTGGCGTCGAGATAGAGATTCCAGGCGGCGCCGATGACAATGGTGGCGATTTCGGGGCGGGTGGCGTAAGCCATGGCCGCCCGGCGCAAATCGGGGCATTTGCTGCCGATCTCCGTCCCGATCGGCAGGGGCGGGCAGCCCCCGAAGGTGGCGAAGACCACCGATTGGCTCTCCTTGGAGGCATCGAGGATGTTGACGATACGTGGAGAATATTGTTCCAGGTGAGAATCCCCGATCAGCAGCACCGTCCGCTGCCCGCGACCGGTGCGGTGAAAGTTCTGCCCGGCAACGCGGAAGGGTTCGAGGTGACGGGGAAACTCCCAATCGCCGATGGCGGTGGTGATGGCGTCAAGCCCGCCGGTGTTGTTGCGGGGGGGGAGATGCCCGCTTGAGATCGGCAATGCAAGCAGGAAGAGGAGCCCCAGGGCGGCAACCAGGGGTTTGAAGGCCGACTCCCGGACGGCTTTGACCGGTTTTTCCAGGGCCAGATGGGTGATCAGGGCCAGAAGGCCGCTGATTCCCACCAGGAGGAGCCGGAAGCTGCCGGTGGTGCTGTTTTCGGTGAGGATGTTGGCGAAGCTCAGAATGGGCCAGTGCCAGAGATAGAGGGGATAGCTGATCAGTCCGATTCCGACTGCGACAGGGTGGCTCAACAGGGTTCGATTCAGCCAGGCCCGAGGACCGGCGGAGATCAGCAACAGGGCCCCCCCAACCGGAAGCATCACCCAGCCCCCAGGGAAAGGTCTTCTTTCATTGACCAGCAGGAGCGCGAGCAGAATCAGAACGGCGCCGAGAGTCGCCTGCAGATTGGGAAAGGGGTTATGCTTCCCGGTTCGATGTCGGGAGGAGTAGCCCGACAAACCGCCCGCCATCAGCTCGAACCAGCGGGAAAAGGGGCTGTAGTAGGCCGCGACGGGATCGGTGTAGGTGGCGTGAAGTGAGTAGAGAAACGAGCCCCCCGCCAGGAGAAGGGTCAGTCGGAACAGGCGTGCCGGCCCCTTCCACAGCAGTCCGAGCAGGATGGGCCAGACAATGTAGAACTGCTCCTCGATGCCCAGAGACCACAAGTGGAGCAGGGGTTTGCCGCTGGCGGCATTATCGAAATAGCCGGCCTCGCTCCAGAGGGCGAGGTTGGCCACGAAGGCGGAGCTTGCCGCGACATGCCGGCCCAGTTGAGCAAATTCATGGGGCAGCAGCACCAGCCAGCCAACGGCGGAGCAGGTGGCGATGACGGCGATCAGCGCCGGAAAAAGGCGCACGATGCGTCGTTTGTAAAATTCGGAGAAGCGGAAGCGATGCTCTTCAATCTGGCTGAAGAGGATGCGGCTGATGAGATATCCGGAGATCACGAAGAAGATATCGACGCCGACAAAGCCCCCTTCCACCCGGTGGGGAAAGGCATGGTAGGCGACCACGGCCAGCACGGCGATGGCGCGCAGGCCGTCGATATCCGGTCGATAGGCCAGGGATGGGCACTCTTCCGCATAAGGTGTCGTTCGGAAGAGACCACGACCTGTCAAAATGGACGTGTCGGGATCGGGGGATGTGGCAGGGTTTGCGGGAGACCTCTCCATAACCACCAATCCAGGGCTATTTCCGGATGTTGGGATCTTTTTCCACCAGATTCAGGCCCTTGACGGACTCTTTGAACTCCCTTTCCTTGCTCTCCTTGCCTTCGAGCTTGATGCGCAGACGGATTTCATTGGCGGAGTCGGCAAAGCGCAGGGCATCCTCGTAGGTAATGAGGTCGGCTTGATGCAGATCGAAGAGAGCCTGGTCGAAGGTCTGCATGCCCATCTCCCGCGACTTGCCCATGATCTCCTTGATGCCGTGGATTTCGCCCTTGAAAATCAGTTCGGAAATCAGCGGGGATTTGAGCAGGATTTCGATGGCGGCAACCCGCCCGCCACCCACCCGGGGCAGCAGCCTTTGGGAGATGATGGCCCGGATGTTGAGAGAGAGGTCCATCAGCAACTGTTGACGTTTTTCGGTGGGGAAGAGGTTGATGATGCGGTCCAGGGCCTGATTGGCGTTGTTGGCGTGCAGGGTGGAGAGGGCCAGATGCCCGGTTTCGGCGAAGTTGATGGCGTGTTCCATGGTCTCCCGGTCACGGACTTCGCCGATCAGGATCACGTCGGGCGCTTGCCGCAGGGTATTTTTCAGGGCTGCATGCCAGGAATCGGTATCCACCCCCACTTCCCGCTGGGTGATCAGGCAGTTGTTGTGGGGATGGACATACTCGATGGGGTCTTCGATGGTGATGATATGACCATGGCTGTTGCTGTTGCGGAATCCCAGCATGGCGGCCAGGGTGGTCGATTTGCCGGAACCCGTTCCGCCGACGACCAGCACGAGGCCGGTCTTGTTCATCACCACCTCTTTGAGAATGGGAGGCAGCCCCAGCGTGTCCAATTCGGGGATTTCGGTGGTGATGGTGCGCAGTACGATACCGACCCGTCCCTGCTGCAGGAAACAGTTGGCCCGGAAGCGACCGATACCGGGAGGCGAAATGGCGAAATTGCACTCCCTGGTGGCTTCGAACTCCTTCCACTGTTTGTCGTTCATGATGCTGCGGGCCAGGGTCTGGGTCTGACGGGGTGTCAGAAGATCGGCGGTCATGGGTGTCATTTTCCCATGCAGCTTGATGGCGGGGGGGAAGCCGGCGGTGATGAACAGATCGGATGCCCCCTGCTTAAGCATCACCCGCAGCAACTCCAGCATGAATTGGATGGCCTGATCGGTCTCCATGCGCATACCTCCGGCTGCAATCCTTTGGCGGATCGGTGGAAAATCAGTTGGGGGACGAGAGCAGCAGTCGGATATCGGGGTTCAGGGCCAGGCTGAAGTCGGTGGAGGCCAGGGTGGTGCGGTCCACGACCCGAATGACCTGCGCCGAGATGTAGACCCGGTTTTCCGCCACGGTATAGGTTCCGGCCAGAATGGCATGGGCGCGGTTTTTACCCTGAATCTCCTGGAGATCCCGGGAGAGGATGAACTCGCCGGAGTCCTTGCGCACAAAGAGATTTTTGCGCAGTTTGACTTCGGTGACGCCGAAGCCGCGTTGCGCGAACCGGGAGGAGATTTGTCGGGCCATCAGCCTGCCGAAAGCGGAGGTCTGGTCCAGATTGTCCTGATTGACGAAGCTGGCCGGAACCAGGGAGCCGAGGGGGTCCAGGCGTTCTCCCAGGTTGGCGAGCATGGCGTCGGCGGCTTTGTAGGCGGACTCCACCAGATCGGGATGGGGCCGGGTTTCCATGGGCTGGGAGATCAAGGGATAGGGGTCGGGGGCGTGGGGCGCCGTGCAGGCGCCCCCGATGAGCGAAAGCCCCGCCAGTCCCAGAAGCCGCAGGGAGTTGTTGAGCCTGGACATGGTCAGTGATCCACCACCGAAAGAGAGGAACCTTCACCCGTTTCGATCAGCAGATCCCTGGCGGTGGCGCCGATGGGAACCTTGGCGCTGATGGAAGCCAGAATCTGGCGATTGTCCACTTGGATGATGCGCGAGGTCAGGTAGAGCAGGCCCCGTGCCCGGGTGTAGTTGCCCACCACCACGGCGAAGGCCTTGTAGGCTTCCGCCAATTTTTCCACATCGCGGGAGAGGATGAACTCACCCTGTTTGGGTCGGATGGCCAACTCCTGACGCAGCTTGGCTTCCACGACCGCAAACCCTTGCTGGGTCATGCGGGTGGAGAGCTGGTCGGCGATCATCATGCCCAGTTCGGAGGAGGTCTCCAGGTCGCTCAGCGGCACGAAGGTGGTGACCAGGATCGGCTTGCGTCTGCTGAAGGCCGGGTGGTTCTTGCGCAGTTCGGCCACCAGGGCATCGGCGACGGAGTGGCTCATATGGATGAGATCCACTTCGTGCATGACCGGGTTGGGTGCCTGCTGCGCCGGCTGAATCGGGGGAGGTGGTGGCGGCGGCGGCGGAAACAGCGCCGTACATCCGGCCATCG includes the following:
- a CDS encoding acyltransferase; translation: MERSPANPATSPDPDTSILTGRGLFRTTPYAEECPSLAYRPDIDGLRAIAVLAVVAYHAFPHRVEGGFVGVDIFFVISGYLISRILFSQIEEHRFRFSEFYKRRIVRLFPALIAVIATCSAVGWLVLLPHEFAQLGRHVAASSAFVANLALWSEAGYFDNAASGKPLLHLWSLGIEEQFYIVWPILLGLLWKGPARLFRLTLLLAGGSFLYSLHATYTDPVAAYYSPFSRWFELMAGGLSGYSSRHRTGKHNPFPNLQATLGAVLILLALLLVNERRPFPGGWVMLPVGGALLLISAGPRAWLNRTLLSHPVAVGIGLISYPLYLWHWPILSFANILTENSTTGSFRLLLVGISGLLALITHLALEKPVKAVRESAFKPLVAALGLLFLLALPISSGHLPPRNNTGGLDAITTAIGDWEFPRHLEPFRVAGQNFHRTGRGQRTVLLIGDSHLEQYSPRIVNILDASKESQSVVFATFGGCPPLPIGTEIGSKCPDLRRAAMAYATRPEIATIVIGAAWNLYLDANANNPYLLHHAGGSFPLNTPEGVSVALRLLEGYLRSFPADKKRFLLIDNPAGNDFSPAGRLIGNRLAGTLRLSEAFRSVPAKESQLALRHRMIDLARDTGTLVIDPFPVLCTPEGCRTTTANGTPIYKDSGHLRPFFVREAADYLDIILQ
- a CDS encoding PilT/PilU family type 4a pilus ATPase translates to METDQAIQFMLELLRVMLKQGASDLFITAGFPPAIKLHGKMTPMTADLLTPRQTQTLARSIMNDKQWKEFEATRECNFAISPPGIGRFRANCFLQQGRVGIVLRTITTEIPELDTLGLPPILKEVVMNKTGLVLVVGGTGSGKSTTLAAMLGFRNSNSHGHIITIEDPIEYVHPHNNCLITQREVGVDTDSWHAALKNTLRQAPDVILIGEVRDRETMEHAINFAETGHLALSTLHANNANQALDRIINLFPTEKRQQLLMDLSLNIRAIISQRLLPRVGGGRVAAIEILLKSPLISELIFKGEIHGIKEIMGKSREMGMQTFDQALFDLHQADLITYEDALRFADSANEIRLRIKLEGKESKEREFKESVKGLNLVEKDPNIRK